A single Gopherus flavomarginatus isolate rGopFla2 chromosome 24, rGopFla2.mat.asm, whole genome shotgun sequence DNA region contains:
- the NRTN gene encoding neurturin, with product MKVWKFAAIASMLLSSMLSILVCRDMLNGSRKYSPFPSSPSRSASSSALPVGQRRSPRALEHRDPLISQYSTLFESYTEGEIRQLISTLVERYSQSMNSGGHELPLFPKPGNRMKRARARHKPCALKELEVSVSELGLGYESDETVLFRYCSGTCETAVRNYDLSLKNMRLKKKIKKEKVRARPCCRPLAYDDDVSFLDTYNRYYTVNELSAKECGCV from the exons ATGAAGGTATGGAAGTTTGCAGCCATTGCCTCGATGCTCCTCAGTTCCATGTTGTCCATTTTAGTTTGTAGAGACATGCTCAACGGAAGCCGGAAATACAGCCCCTTCCCTTCCTCGCCGTCAAGGTCAGCCTCCTCTTCTGCCTTGCCTGTAGGCCAGCGGAGATCCCCGCGAGCCCTGGAGCACCGTGACCCACTGATCTCTCAAT ACAGTACCTTGTTTGAAAGCTACACGGAGGGGGAAATCCGACAGCTGATCTCCACGCTGGTCGAGAGGTACAGCCAGTCCATGAACTCCGGGGGGCATGAGCTGCCGCTCTTCCCCAAGCCTGGCAACCGCATGAAGCGAGCCCGGGCCCGTCACAAACCCTGCGCCCTGAAGGAGCTGGAGGTGAGCGTCAGCGAGCTGGGCCTGGGCTACGAGTCAGACGAGACCGTACTGTTCCGCTACTGCAGCGGCACGTGCGAGACGGCCGTCAGGAACTACGACCTCTCCCTGAAGAACATGAGGCTCAAGAAGAAGATCAAAAAGGAGAAGGTCAGAGCCCGGCCTTGCTGCAGACCTCTCGCGTACGACGACGATGTCTCCTTCCTGGACACTTACAACCGCTACTACACCGTCAACGAGCTGTCGGCCAAGGAATGTGGCTGCGTGTGA